One stretch of Mycolicibacterium fallax DNA includes these proteins:
- a CDS encoding methyltransferase family protein codes for MTTGLDVGVLRTGAVLTPVLLTAVLWLLTPDPRRRGAAVLAALWNLVGLLAVNAVAVAAGAWHFGTAGAMWAQVPVDVVAGWALLWGAVPILLTPWLRPALCAGLLVAFDALVMGVLDPLVTLAPRWWIGELATVGLCLIPGVLLGVLTDRGTGLRLRAAGQVALFGATAGFLLPAIAFAGTGRSWSQLWAQFGGPADLVAAQLGLIVLVIALAAVAEFVRGGGTPYPWDPPVRLVRSGPYAYLANPMQLCAVTLLLIGAAVFAAPELAAIAGAGAVFGAGLAGWSERGDLVRRFGADWTAYRGTVTDWLPRWTPSRLRQPARLYVAGGCDPCSRLGCWLAARAPVALQIVDADAVRPALHRLRYTGADGLSVDGTRALGAALEHLSLGWAVTGWLLRAPLLGGLVQLVADAVGAGPRVPR; via the coding sequence GTGACCACCGGCCTGGACGTGGGCGTGCTGCGCACCGGCGCGGTCCTCACCCCGGTGCTGCTGACCGCGGTGCTCTGGCTGCTCACCCCCGATCCGCGCCGGCGCGGCGCCGCGGTGCTGGCGGCGCTGTGGAACCTGGTGGGCCTGCTGGCGGTCAACGCCGTCGCGGTGGCGGCCGGGGCTTGGCACTTCGGCACCGCCGGCGCGATGTGGGCGCAGGTTCCCGTCGACGTGGTCGCCGGCTGGGCGCTGCTGTGGGGTGCGGTGCCGATCCTGTTGACCCCGTGGCTGCGCCCGGCGCTGTGCGCGGGCCTGCTGGTGGCCTTCGACGCCCTGGTGATGGGCGTGCTCGACCCGCTGGTCACCCTGGCGCCGCGGTGGTGGATCGGGGAGCTCGCCACGGTCGGGCTGTGCCTGATCCCCGGTGTGCTGCTCGGCGTGCTCACCGACCGCGGCACCGGCCTGCGGCTGCGCGCCGCGGGCCAGGTGGCGCTGTTCGGTGCGACCGCCGGATTTCTGCTGCCCGCGATCGCCTTCGCCGGCACCGGGCGGTCCTGGTCGCAGCTGTGGGCGCAATTCGGCGGGCCGGCCGATCTGGTCGCCGCCCAGCTCGGCCTGATCGTGCTGGTGATCGCGCTGGCGGCGGTCGCCGAATTCGTCCGCGGCGGCGGGACGCCGTATCCGTGGGATCCGCCGGTCCGGTTGGTCCGCAGCGGGCCGTACGCCTATCTGGCCAACCCGATGCAGCTGTGCGCGGTGACCCTGCTGCTGATCGGGGCGGCGGTGTTCGCCGCCCCCGAACTGGCGGCGATCGCCGGGGCGGGCGCGGTCTTCGGCGCCGGCCTGGCCGGCTGGAGCGAACGGGGCGACCTGGTGCGGCGGTTCGGCGCCGACTGGACGGCCTACCGCGGCACCGTGACCGACTGGCTGCCGCGGTGGACACCGAGCCGGCTGCGGCAGCCGGCCCGGCTGTATGTCGCCGGCGGCTGTGACCCGTGCAGCCGGCTCGGCTGCTGGCTGGCGGCCCGGGCGCCGGTGGCGCTGCAGATCGTCGACGCCGATGCCGTGCGCCCGGCGCTGCACCGGCTGCGGTACACCGGCGCCGACGGGCTGAGCGTGGACGGCACCCGGGCCCTCGGCGCGGCGCTGGAGCACCTGTCGCTGGGCTGGGCGGTGACCGGCTGGTTGCTGCGGGCGCCGCTGCTCGGCGGGTTGGTCCAGCTGGTCGCCGACGCCGTCGGGGCCGGCCCGCGGGTTCCGCGCTGA
- a CDS encoding SRPBCC family protein translates to MSTAYRPSPAQWRLAALILALAVGVIAVRLIRGIGLGQTAAFYLGIPTVFALVLALSAPSKNLIGMTLRGITLALLLAMPVLGEGFVCVLIAAPLCYAVGLMVAALVQWSRRGGGRAQVVVVPALLLLTALEGVTPALTLPDDQSVTESRVVAASPDEVRAALARPLRFADHRPGGVLALGFPAPIDDAGGLDPGDQRSVRFAGAHHRPPGVAAHHWGEHASALQLRVAESGPESVTFATVADHTPLASWLAWRTSEVHWRALPAGGTEISWTLRFTRRLAPGWYFGPIEQFVAGRAADYLLDAIDLGAGSPPR, encoded by the coding sequence GTGAGCACCGCGTACCGGCCGAGTCCCGCGCAATGGCGGCTGGCCGCGCTGATTCTGGCGCTGGCCGTCGGCGTCATCGCGGTGCGGCTGATCAGGGGCATCGGGCTGGGCCAGACCGCCGCGTTCTACCTCGGGATACCGACGGTCTTCGCGCTGGTGCTGGCGCTGTCGGCACCGTCGAAGAACCTGATTGGCATGACCCTGCGCGGGATCACCCTGGCGCTGCTGCTGGCCATGCCGGTGCTCGGCGAGGGCTTCGTCTGCGTCCTGATCGCCGCGCCGCTGTGCTACGCCGTCGGCCTGATGGTGGCGGCGCTGGTGCAGTGGTCGCGCCGCGGCGGGGGCCGCGCCCAGGTGGTTGTGGTGCCCGCGTTGCTGCTGTTGACCGCGCTGGAGGGCGTCACCCCGGCGCTGACGCTGCCCGATGACCAGTCGGTGACCGAATCCCGGGTGGTGGCGGCCAGCCCCGACGAGGTTCGGGCGGCGCTGGCCCGGCCGCTGCGATTCGCCGATCATCGGCCCGGCGGGGTGCTGGCGCTGGGCTTCCCGGCGCCGATCGACGACGCCGGCGGGCTGGACCCCGGCGACCAGCGCAGCGTCCGGTTCGCCGGGGCGCACCACCGCCCGCCCGGGGTGGCGGCCCACCACTGGGGCGAGCACGCCAGCGCGCTGCAGTTGCGGGTCGCCGAGTCCGGCCCGGAGTCGGTGACGTTCGCGACCGTCGCCGACCACACCCCGCTGGCCAGCTGGCTGGCGTGGCGGACCAGCGAGGTGCACTGGCGGGCGCTGCCGGCCGGTGGAACCGAGATCAGCTGGACCCTGCGGTTCACCCGGCGGCTGGCCCCGGGCTGGTACTTCGGGCCGATCGAGCAGTTCGTCGCCGGCCGCGCCGCCGACTATCTGCTGGACGCCATCGACCTCGGCGCCGGGTCGCCGCCACGGTGA
- the prcA gene encoding proteasome subunit alpha, with the protein MSFPYFISPEQAMRERSELARKGISRGRSVVALAYADGVLFVAENPSRSLQKVSELYDRIGFAAVGRFNEFDNLRRGGIQLADTLGYTYDRRDVTGRQLANRYASTLGTIFTEQAKPYEVELCVAEVAHYGESKPPELYRITYDGSIADEPEFVVMGGSTEPIAAALKDSYLPNAALADAVGVAVHALETGADGERRVLGAGNLEVAVLDANRPRRAFRRITGAALEALLPVPDPAPEEVTEESPAAE; encoded by the coding sequence ATGAGCTTCCCGTACTTCATCTCACCCGAGCAGGCCATGCGGGAGCGCAGCGAGCTTGCCCGCAAGGGCATCTCCCGCGGCCGCAGCGTCGTCGCGCTGGCCTACGCCGACGGGGTGCTGTTCGTCGCGGAGAACCCGTCCCGGTCGCTGCAGAAGGTCAGCGAACTCTACGACCGGATCGGCTTCGCCGCGGTCGGCCGGTTCAACGAGTTCGACAACCTGCGCCGCGGCGGCATTCAGCTCGCCGACACGCTCGGCTACACCTACGATCGCCGCGACGTGACCGGCCGGCAACTGGCCAACCGGTACGCCTCCACGCTGGGCACCATCTTCACCGAGCAGGCCAAGCCGTATGAGGTGGAGCTCTGCGTCGCCGAGGTTGCCCACTACGGCGAGTCCAAACCCCCTGAGCTGTACCGGATCACCTACGACGGCTCGATCGCCGACGAACCGGAGTTCGTGGTGATGGGCGGCTCCACCGAGCCGATCGCCGCCGCGCTCAAGGACAGCTACCTGCCCAACGCCGCGCTGGCCGACGCAGTCGGTGTCGCCGTGCACGCGCTGGAAACCGGCGCCGACGGGGAGCGACGGGTGCTCGGGGCGGGCAACCTGGAGGTCGCGGTGCTCGACGCCAACCGGCCCCGCCGGGCGTTCCGCCGGATCACCGGCGCCGCGCTGGAAGCGCTGCTGCCGGTGCCGGATCCGGCGCCCGAAGAAGTGACGGAAGAGTCCCCGGCCGCCGAGTAG
- the prcB gene encoding proteasome subunit beta, with the protein MTRSSHERPDPSALFTGSANDLSSFTDLLRRQAPQLLPTGSTTMSGADLPHGTTIVAVKYPGGVLIAGDRRATQGNMIASRDVQKVYITDDYTATGIAGTAAIAVEFARLYAVELEHYEKLEGVALSFPGKVNRLANMVRGNLGAALQGFVALPLLVGYDLDDPDGADAGRIVSFDAAGGWNIEDEGYHSVGSGSLFARSSLKKLYSAVADGDSALAAAIEALYDAADDDSATGGPDLVRGIFPTAVTIGADGAEEVPTERIAELARGIIAGRERTSVRRTHGPHTDIREQS; encoded by the coding sequence GTGACCCGGTCGTCTCACGAACGCCCGGACCCCAGCGCACTGTTCACCGGATCGGCCAATGATCTGTCCTCGTTCACCGACCTGCTGCGCCGGCAGGCTCCCCAGCTGCTGCCGACCGGATCGACGACGATGAGCGGGGCCGACCTGCCGCACGGCACCACCATCGTCGCGGTGAAATACCCCGGCGGTGTGCTGATCGCCGGTGATCGGCGGGCCACCCAGGGCAACATGATCGCCAGCCGGGACGTGCAGAAGGTCTACATCACCGACGACTACACCGCGACCGGCATCGCCGGAACCGCGGCCATCGCGGTGGAATTCGCCCGGCTGTACGCCGTCGAACTGGAGCACTACGAGAAGCTCGAGGGCGTCGCGCTGAGCTTCCCGGGCAAGGTCAACCGGCTCGCCAACATGGTGCGCGGCAATCTCGGTGCGGCCCTTCAGGGTTTCGTCGCGCTGCCGCTGCTGGTCGGCTATGACCTTGACGATCCCGACGGTGCCGACGCCGGGCGGATCGTGTCGTTCGACGCCGCGGGCGGCTGGAACATCGAGGACGAGGGCTACCACTCGGTGGGCTCCGGCTCGCTGTTCGCCCGGTCCTCGTTGAAGAAGCTGTATTCGGCTGTGGCCGACGGGGATTCCGCGCTGGCCGCGGCGATCGAGGCACTCTACGACGCCGCCGACGACGACTCGGCGACCGGCGGACCGGACCTGGTCCGCGGGATCTTCCCGACCGCGGTCACCATCGGCGCCGACGGCGCCGAGGAGGTGCCCACCGAGCGGATCGCCGAACTGGCCCGGGGCATCATCGCCGGCCGCGAGCGCACCAGCGTGCGCCGAACGCACGGCCCGCACACCGACATTCGGGAGCAGTCATGA
- a CDS encoding ubiquitin-like protein Pup, with protein sequence MAQEQQRAGGGGGDDDELAGSSAAGQERREKLTEETDDLLDEIDDILEENAEDFVRAYVQKGGQ encoded by the coding sequence ATGGCCCAGGAGCAGCAGCGCGCCGGAGGTGGCGGCGGCGATGACGACGAGCTGGCCGGCAGCTCGGCCGCCGGTCAGGAGCGTCGGGAGAAGCTGACCGAGGAGACCGACGACCTGCTCGACGAGATCGACGACATCCTCGAGGAGAACGCCGAGGACTTCGTCCGCGCCTATGTGCAAAAGGGTGGCCAGTGA
- the dop gene encoding depupylase/deamidase Dop: MQRIIGTEVEYGISSPTDPTANPIITSTQAVLAYAAAAGVPRAKRTRWDYEVESPLRDARGFDLGRSSGPAPIIDADEIGAANMILTNGARLYVDHAHPEYSAPEVTDPMDAVIWDKAGERVMEAAARFASSVPGAARLQLYKNNVDGKGASYGTHENYLMSRATPFNAVIAGLMPFFASRQVIVGSGRVGIGASGDEPGFQLSQRADYIEVEVGLETTLKRGIINTRDEPHADADKYRRLHVIIGDANLAETSTYLKVGTTALVLDLIEDGADLSDLALARPVHAVHVISHDPSLRATVALADGRELTGLALQRIYLDRVAKMLDRRDPDPRAEHVVATWARVLDLLERDPMECADLLDWPAKLRLLEGFRTREGLGWSAPRLQLVDLQYSDVRLDKGLYNRLVARGSMQRLVTEQQVLDAVANPPTDTRAYFRGECLRRFGADIAAASWDSVIFDLGGESLVRIPTLEPLRGSKAHVGALLDSVDSAAELVDQLTS, encoded by the coding sequence ATGCAACGGATCATCGGTACCGAGGTCGAATACGGAATCTCCTCGCCCACCGACCCGACCGCCAACCCGATCATCACCTCCACCCAGGCGGTGCTGGCCTATGCCGCCGCGGCCGGGGTGCCGCGCGCCAAGCGCACCCGGTGGGACTACGAGGTGGAGTCTCCGCTGCGCGACGCCCGCGGCTTCGACCTGGGCCGATCCTCGGGGCCGGCGCCGATCATCGACGCCGACGAGATCGGTGCGGCCAACATGATCCTCACCAACGGTGCCCGGCTCTACGTCGACCACGCCCATCCGGAGTACTCCGCGCCCGAGGTCACCGACCCGATGGACGCGGTGATCTGGGACAAGGCGGGGGAGCGGGTGATGGAGGCCGCGGCCCGGTTCGCCTCCTCGGTGCCGGGCGCCGCCCGGCTGCAGCTCTACAAGAACAACGTCGACGGCAAGGGCGCCTCCTACGGCACCCACGAGAACTATCTGATGAGCCGGGCCACCCCGTTCAACGCGGTGATCGCCGGGCTGATGCCGTTCTTCGCCTCGCGCCAGGTGATCGTCGGGTCGGGCCGGGTCGGCATCGGGGCCTCCGGTGACGAGCCCGGCTTCCAGCTGTCCCAGCGCGCCGACTACATCGAGGTCGAGGTCGGGCTGGAGACCACCCTCAAGCGCGGCATCATCAACACCCGCGACGAACCGCACGCCGACGCCGACAAATACCGCCGGCTGCACGTCATCATCGGTGACGCCAACCTGGCCGAGACCTCCACCTACCTCAAGGTCGGCACCACCGCGCTGGTGCTGGACCTGATCGAGGACGGCGCGGATCTGTCCGACCTGGCGCTGGCCCGCCCGGTGCACGCCGTGCACGTGATCAGCCACGACCCCAGCCTGCGGGCCACCGTCGCGCTCGCCGACGGGCGGGAGCTGACCGGCCTTGCGCTGCAACGCATCTACCTCGATCGGGTGGCCAAGATGCTGGACCGCCGCGACCCGGACCCGCGCGCCGAGCACGTCGTGGCGACCTGGGCCCGGGTGCTGGACCTGCTCGAGCGCGACCCGATGGAGTGCGCCGACCTGCTGGACTGGCCGGCCAAGCTGCGGCTGCTGGAGGGCTTCCGGACCCGCGAGGGACTGGGCTGGTCGGCGCCCCGGCTGCAGCTGGTGGACCTGCAGTACTCCGACGTGCGGCTGGACAAGGGCCTGTACAACCGGCTGGTCGCTCGCGGGTCGATGCAGCGGCTGGTCACCGAGCAGCAGGTGCTCGACGCCGTCGCCAACCCGCCGACCGACACCCGCGCCTACTTCCGCGGCGAATGCCTGCGCCGGTTCGGTGCCGACATCGCCGCGGCCAGCTGGGACTCGGTGATCTTCGACCTCGGTGGCGAGTCGCTGGTGCGGATTCCCACCCTGGAGCCGCTGCGGGGCAGCAAGGCCCATGTCGGTGCGCTGCTGGATTCGGTCGACAGCGCGGCCGAACTCGTCGACCAGCTGACGTCCTGA
- the arc gene encoding proteasome ATPase: MSPSERSDNFRDPAGPDDAAELERLRRETAALRTQLESVVGTGSGLRSARDIQQLETRVDSLTSRNAKLMDTLKEARQQLLALREEVDRLGQPPSGYGVLLSVADDESVDVFTSGRKMRLTLSPNIEADTLRKGQTVRLNEALTVVEAGAYESVGEICALREVLADGHRALVVGHADEERIVWLAEPLIVEEDPQADPLAPLTDEERARRLRPGDSLLVDTKAGYAFERIPKAEVEDLVLEEVPDVSYSDIGGLTRQIEQIRDAVELPFLHKDLYREYALRPPKGVLLYGPPGCGKTLIAKAVANSLAKKMAEVRGEDAKEAKSYFLNIKGPELLNKFVGETERHIRLIFQRAREKASEGTPVIVFFDEMDSIFRTRGTGVSSDVETTVVPQLLAEIDGVEGLENVIVIGASNREDMIDPAILRPGRLDVKIKIERPDAESAQDIFSKYLTEALPVHADDLGEFGGDRGACIKAMIEKVVDRMYAEIDDNRFLEVTYANGDKEVMYFKDFNSGAMIQNVVDRAKKYAIKSVLETGQPGLRIQHLLDSIVDEFAENEDLPNTTNPDDWARISGKKGERIVYIRTLVTGKSSSASRAIDTESNLGQYL; the protein is encoded by the coding sequence ATGAGCCCGTCTGAGCGTTCAGATAACTTCCGCGATCCCGCGGGGCCCGACGATGCCGCCGAGCTGGAACGGCTGCGCCGGGAGACCGCCGCGCTGCGCACGCAGCTCGAAAGCGTGGTCGGAACCGGCAGCGGATTGCGCAGTGCCCGCGACATCCAGCAGCTGGAGACCCGCGTCGACTCCCTCACCTCCCGCAACGCCAAGCTGATGGACACCCTCAAGGAGGCCCGCCAGCAGCTGCTCGCGCTGCGCGAGGAGGTCGACCGGCTGGGCCAGCCGCCCAGCGGCTACGGCGTGCTGCTGTCGGTCGCCGACGACGAGAGCGTCGACGTGTTCACCTCCGGGCGCAAGATGCGGCTGACGCTGTCGCCCAACATCGAGGCGGACACCCTGCGCAAGGGCCAGACCGTGCGGCTCAACGAGGCGCTGACCGTCGTGGAGGCCGGCGCCTACGAGTCGGTCGGGGAGATCTGCGCGCTGCGTGAGGTGCTCGCCGACGGGCACCGGGCGCTGGTCGTCGGGCACGCCGACGAGGAACGCATCGTCTGGCTGGCCGAACCGCTGATCGTCGAGGAAGATCCGCAGGCCGACCCGCTGGCCCCGCTGACCGACGAGGAGCGGGCCCGCCGGCTGCGCCCCGGCGATTCACTGCTGGTGGACACCAAGGCCGGATACGCCTTCGAGCGGATCCCCAAGGCCGAGGTGGAGGATCTGGTGCTGGAGGAGGTGCCGGACGTCTCCTACAGCGACATCGGCGGCCTGACCCGGCAGATCGAGCAGATCCGCGACGCCGTCGAGCTGCCGTTCCTGCACAAGGATCTCTACCGGGAATACGCCCTGCGCCCGCCCAAGGGGGTGCTGCTCTACGGGCCGCCGGGGTGCGGCAAGACGCTCATCGCCAAGGCCGTCGCCAACTCGCTGGCCAAGAAGATGGCCGAGGTGCGCGGCGAGGACGCCAAGGAAGCCAAGTCCTACTTCCTCAACATCAAGGGCCCCGAGCTGCTCAACAAGTTCGTCGGTGAAACCGAGCGGCACATCCGGCTGATCTTCCAGCGGGCGCGGGAGAAGGCCTCCGAGGGCACCCCGGTGATCGTGTTCTTCGACGAGATGGATTCCATCTTCCGGACCCGCGGCACCGGCGTCAGCTCCGATGTCGAGACCACGGTGGTGCCCCAGCTGCTCGCCGAGATCGACGGCGTGGAGGGGCTGGAGAACGTCATCGTGATCGGCGCGTCCAACCGCGAGGACATGATCGACCCGGCGATCCTGCGGCCCGGCCGCCTCGACGTGAAGATCAAGATCGAGCGCCCCGACGCCGAGTCGGCGCAGGACATTTTCAGCAAGTACCTCACCGAGGCGCTGCCGGTGCACGCCGACGATCTCGGCGAGTTCGGCGGCGACCGCGGCGCCTGCATCAAGGCGATGATCGAGAAGGTCGTCGACCGGATGTACGCAGAGATCGACGACAACCGGTTCCTGGAGGTCACCTACGCCAACGGGGACAAGGAGGTCATGTACTTCAAGGACTTCAACTCCGGGGCGATGATCCAGAACGTCGTCGACCGGGCCAAGAAGTACGCGATCAAGAGCGTGTTGGAGACCGGCCAGCCCGGCCTGCGCATCCAGCATCTGCTGGACTCCATCGTCGACGAGTTCGCCGAGAACGAGGACCTGCCCAACACCACCAACCCGGACGACTGGGCGCGGATCTCGGGCAAGAAGGGTGAGCGGATCGTCTACATCCGCACCCTGGTCACCGGCAAATCGTCGAGTGCGAGCCGGGCGATCGACACCGAATCGAACCTGGGCCAGTACCTGTAG